In a single window of the Acyrthosiphon pisum isolate AL4f chromosome X, pea_aphid_22Mar2018_4r6ur, whole genome shotgun sequence genome:
- the LOC115034935 gene encoding zinc finger BED domain-containing protein 4-like — MIAKDQLPFHHVEKQGFKNLVKFLEPRYTIPDRTTFSRNIIPKLYLKVSQKICEIIKNMEFASFTTDLWSSNNNTDYLSLTCHFIDNSDNNFIRENILLEVIPFKPMYHLGEDIYTFTIETLEKWGIKEKQIHVFLRDNAPNMVKAFSNRDFFSFGCFSHSLQLVITDVLWKQKNHEELLKKVRQIVGHFKHSISANKLLNNYQKQEKLPERKFIQDVTTRWNSTYLMITRFLEQKKSVVGLAPYIHLKVSLTSEEWVLLDEISKVLEIFYLVTLTLSKETSSLSEVIPVLRSVSTYLEKEVNKSNKNEIAEKLLSKMNERFSEYEQNKLLLLSTILDPRFKDRVFSGEYEKFQALNNLKLELDVIYRNVTDTSTVSPEIESEVVTINQHPLEKSIFSHILPDHREPMQCNSNEAEIEKYLTEDLIDEKENIYEYWSKSKLIGLKKLAAKYHSSPSTSVDSERAFSTAGFICSKSRNALNPTKIRNLIFLSKNLKYLD; from the exons ATGATAGCTAAAGACCAGTTGCCTTTTCATCACGTTGAAAAACAAG gtttCAAAAACTTAGTTAAGTTCTTAGAACCTCGCTACACCATACCTGATCGGAcaacattttcaagaaatattATTCCTAAATTGTATTTGAAGGTATCTCAGAAAATTTgtgaaatcataaaaaatatggaGTTTGCATCATTTACAACGGATCTATGGTCTTCAAACAATAATACAGATTATCTGTCATTAACTTGCCACTTTATAGACAACTCAGACAACAATTTTATCAgagagaatatattattagaagtcATTCCTTTTAAGCCCATGTATCATCTGGGTGaagatatttatacatttactatTGAAACATTGGAAAAGTGGggaattaaagaaaaacaaatccATGTTTTTTTACGAGACAACGCTCCAAATATGGTGAAGGCTTTTAGTAACAGAGATTTCTTTAGTTTTGGCTGTTTTTCTCATTCACTTCAActg gtAATAACTGATGTGTTATGGAAGCAAAAAAATCatgaagaattattaaaaaaagttagacAAATAGTTGGCCATTTTAAGCATAGCATTTCAGCTAACAAATTACTTAATAACTatcaaaaacaagaaaaattgcCTGAACGAAAATTTATTCAAGATGTTACAACCCGCTGGAACAGTACTTATCTTATGATTACTAGGTTTCTAGAGCAAAAAAAGTCTGTCGTTGGTTTAGCTCCTTACATACATCTGAAAGTAAGTTTGACTAGTGAAGAATGGGTTTTATTAGATGAAATATCTAAAgttcttgaaatattttatttggtaacTTTGACGTTATCTAAAGAAACCTCATCACTGTCTGAAGTCATACCAGTTTTAAGAAGCGTCAGTACATATTTGGAAAAAGAAGTCAACAAATCTAACAAAAATGAAATTGCTGAAAAACTACTGTCTAAAATGAATGAAAGGTTTAGTgaatatgaacaaaataaattgctttTACTCAGTACAATTTTAGATCCTAGATTTAAAGATAGAGTATTTTCCGGagaatatgaaaaatttcaAGCACTTAATAATCTAAAATTGGAACTTGATGTAATTTACAGAAATGTTACTGACACCTCTACAGTGTCTCCTGAAATTGAGTCAGAGGTTGTAACAATTAATCAACATCCATTAGAGAAGTCCATATTTAGTCATATATTGCCTGATCACAGAGAACCTATGCAGTGCAATTCAAATGAAgcagaaattgaaaaatatttaacagaaGATTTGATTGATGAGAAAGAAAACATATATGAGTATTGGtctaaatctaaattaataGGATTAAAAAAGCTAGCGGCTAAATACCATTCAAGCCCATCAACCTCGGTGGATTCAGAACGTGCTTTTAGTACGGCAGGGTTTATTTGTTCTAAATCTAGAAATGCTTTAAATCCTACTAAAATAaggaatttaatatttctttcaaaaaatttgaagtacttagattaa